A single region of the Gephyromycinifex aptenodytis genome encodes:
- a CDS encoding acyltransferase, translated as MTVRIQPSADVSDQAEIGDGSSVWHLAQVREQAVLGQNCIIGRGAYVGTGVRMGDNCKLQNYALVYEPAVLEDGVFVGPAAVFTNDHYPRSISPDGSLKRGDDWEAVGVTCRTGSSIGARAVCVAPVTIGQWALVAAGSVVIADVPDYALVAGVPAKRVRWVGRAGVPLEDAGEGRWRCPQTQEMYIQDGERLRLQEN; from the coding sequence GTGACCGTACGAATCCAGCCCAGCGCCGACGTCTCGGATCAGGCCGAAATCGGTGACGGCAGTTCCGTCTGGCACCTTGCCCAGGTGCGCGAGCAGGCAGTGCTCGGCCAGAACTGCATTATCGGCCGGGGCGCATACGTGGGCACCGGAGTTCGAATGGGCGACAACTGCAAGCTGCAGAACTATGCCCTCGTCTACGAGCCTGCGGTACTGGAGGACGGCGTGTTCGTCGGACCGGCCGCAGTCTTCACCAACGACCACTATCCGCGTTCCATCAGCCCCGATGGCTCCCTCAAACGGGGCGACGATTGGGAGGCGGTAGGGGTCACCTGCCGCACCGGCAGCTCCATCGGGGCACGCGCCGTATGCGTGGCGCCGGTCACGATCGGTCAGTGGGCCCTGGTGGCCGCCGGGTCCGTCGTCATCGCCGACGTGCCGGACTACGCGCTGGTGGCCGGAGTGCCCGCTAAGCGGGTGCGCTGGGTGGGGCGCGCCGGGGTGCCGCTGGAGGATGCCGGGGAAGGCCGCTGGCGCTGCCCGCAGACCCAGGAGATGTACATCCAGGACGGTGAGCGGCTTCGGCTCCAGGAGAACTGA
- a CDS encoding glycosyltransferase family 2 protein encodes MHDELISVLMPVLNEEASVLGAIRSALSQERVNVEVLVIDGRSSDRTRAVVQELAAQEPRVRLLDNPKVIIPAALNVGLAAARGQYVARIDGHASVSSDYLARALEHLRADAQLAAVGGIREGVGRTPTGRAVALALSSPFGVGDSVNHFGTEFCLTDHASFGVYRAEVARAVNGWDENLLVNEDVDFDHRILGLGHHIAFDPAMHIYWHVRESVPDLFRQYRRYGRGKAGMVRKNGRAAIRARHLAAPVAVVGTAALALGSVKFPRLAAAAYSPYLFGVGAATAKAVREDTSGERLNVAALPGAFAAMHYGWGLGFLEGILLGRTPARASGSGQSLPNG; translated from the coding sequence ATGCATGACGAACTGATCAGTGTCTTGATGCCCGTGCTGAACGAGGAGGCCTCCGTGCTGGGGGCGATTCGTTCGGCGTTGAGCCAGGAGCGGGTCAACGTCGAGGTGCTCGTCATCGACGGGCGCTCCAGCGACCGCACCCGCGCCGTGGTGCAGGAGTTGGCCGCACAGGAGCCGCGGGTGCGACTGCTGGACAACCCGAAGGTCATCATCCCCGCCGCGCTGAACGTGGGCCTGGCTGCCGCCAGGGGGCAGTATGTTGCCCGGATCGACGGGCACGCTTCGGTCAGTTCGGACTACCTGGCGCGAGCGCTGGAGCATTTGCGCGCTGACGCCCAGTTGGCTGCCGTCGGTGGCATCCGGGAGGGTGTGGGGCGCACCCCGACCGGGCGCGCGGTTGCGTTGGCGCTTTCGAGCCCCTTCGGGGTGGGCGACTCGGTCAACCACTTCGGCACCGAGTTCTGCCTGACCGACCACGCCTCGTTCGGGGTCTACCGGGCCGAGGTGGCCCGCGCCGTGAACGGTTGGGACGAGAACCTGCTCGTGAACGAAGACGTCGATTTCGACCACCGCATTCTGGGCCTGGGCCACCACATCGCCTTCGACCCGGCGATGCACATCTACTGGCATGTGCGTGAAAGCGTGCCCGACCTGTTCCGTCAGTACCGCCGCTACGGGCGCGGAAAGGCGGGCATGGTTCGCAAGAACGGCCGCGCGGCCATCCGGGCCCGTCACCTGGCCGCGCCGGTCGCCGTGGTCGGCACCGCCGCGCTGGCGCTCGGTTCGGTGAAGTTCCCTCGCCTTGCCGCGGCCGCCTACTCCCCCTACCTGTTCGGGGTGGGCGCCGCCACAGCCAAAGCGGTCCGCGAAGACACCTCAGGGGAGCGACTCAACGTTGCAGCGCTGCCGGGCGCCTTCGCCGCCATGCATTACGGCTGGGGCCTGGGGTTCTTGGAAGGGATCCTGCTCGGCCGCACCCCGGCTCGGGCCAGCGGTTCCGGGCAGAGCCTTCCCAACGGCTGA
- a CDS encoding glycosyltransferase translates to MRVLVFVPYYPPAFRGGGPIRTVSAMVAAHGDRHDFRVLTRDGDWGTTQRLGVPADQWVPSGRAMVWYRSPGLRGLLTALRQARRLAPEVLYLNSVFAPAETLLPLLLHRLRLLPAGQVVLAPRGELGAGALALKSAKKRALFGVSRLCGLHSDLVWHASTVREADEIRRAAPVRGTPRVVVAQNESPLPNRALRERPAPGERLRVVFLSRISPKKGLDILLAALSSSAAIPPLDVSVYGSTDDPDYLQQCHRLADRAREQGHQVRFAGTVDPSAVLAVFAAHDLFAFPTANENFGHAIVEALCAGCPVALPDTTPWTPTLDRGAGILVASREPDDWARMLAQLAAEGPPQRAARSRAAAEVYNRWQDSRERDSVFDRL, encoded by the coding sequence GTGCGCGTTCTCGTCTTCGTGCCGTACTACCCGCCTGCCTTCCGTGGCGGCGGTCCGATCCGCACCGTCTCGGCGATGGTCGCCGCGCACGGCGACCGACATGACTTTCGGGTCCTGACCCGCGACGGCGATTGGGGCACGACGCAGCGACTCGGTGTCCCGGCCGATCAGTGGGTACCCAGCGGTCGGGCGATGGTGTGGTATCGCAGCCCCGGCCTGCGCGGTCTGCTCACAGCGCTGCGGCAGGCTCGCCGGCTGGCCCCTGAGGTGCTGTATCTGAACAGCGTGTTCGCCCCCGCCGAGACGCTGCTTCCGCTGTTGTTGCACCGGCTGCGGCTGCTGCCTGCCGGGCAGGTGGTACTGGCGCCGCGCGGGGAGTTGGGGGCGGGCGCGTTGGCCTTGAAGTCCGCGAAGAAACGGGCCCTGTTCGGGGTGAGTCGGCTGTGCGGGCTGCATTCCGACCTGGTCTGGCATGCCTCCACCGTTCGCGAGGCCGACGAGATCCGACGTGCAGCGCCGGTGCGCGGGACCCCCCGGGTGGTGGTGGCGCAGAACGAATCTCCGCTGCCTAACCGGGCGCTGCGCGAGCGACCCGCTCCCGGTGAACGCCTCCGGGTGGTGTTCTTGTCCCGCATCTCCCCCAAGAAGGGGCTGGACATCCTGTTGGCGGCGTTGAGTTCGTCGGCGGCGATCCCGCCGCTGGATGTGAGTGTTTACGGCTCCACCGACGATCCGGACTACCTGCAGCAGTGCCACCGGTTGGCGGATCGGGCTCGCGAGCAAGGCCACCAGGTGCGTTTCGCCGGAACCGTGGACCCGAGCGCGGTTCTGGCCGTCTTCGCAGCCCACGACCTGTTCGCCTTCCCGACCGCGAACGAGAACTTCGGGCACGCGATTGTCGAGGCGCTGTGCGCCGGCTGTCCGGTGGCACTACCCGACACGACCCCGTGGACACCAACCCTGGACCGCGGGGCGGGCATCCTGGTCGCTTCCCGAGAGCCGGACGACTGGGCCCGGATGCTTGCGCAGCTGGCCGCCGAGGGCCCCCCGCAACGGGCGGCCCGTAGCCGCGCCGCAGCAGAGGTCTACAACCGTTGGCAGGACTCTCGCGAGCGCGACAGCGTCTTCGATCGGTTGTGA
- a CDS encoding lipopolysaccharide biosynthesis protein produces MRRRWRTLDVDAAPTGSLGGRGLDSIIGLAAQGLVRFALTFAVGRLAGPAELGVFATGLAIAQMLILLWPSTSGQAASRFVARARGRADRDELHGVLDHLGRRVLRAGLVLALACVPIWLFLEGGLGNLSLGDALAGCTVGAACAGLAGQAYTRGVHYGLGAVRRVVVLDIACSLAGLLGLVLALMSGVRGVALLLPPALAYLALSALCWPWRVHGAADPQLRRELDRFVLFGSMGTIASAGLIQFSLLASRAAGQAAGAGQYSAASSLALPLTLASGALSLVLYPSLSEAAGRGDHAGVSRQLDRGFRGVVLLVVPAVGVMALLARPLVALVWGAQFDLTAKLLPILLLAVLANVAGVPCVNAITGATGTGIARMAAVSFAGLAVAAVLWLLLVPTYGVPAVAVGYAAGVFLIAGYAVGEAWWRWRLSWAMPVALLLFAIIIIAGAPVLLHDAPWWQALLAAAGFVAVWAATHLPDIAWVRAALKR; encoded by the coding sequence GTGAGGCGGCGGTGGCGAACGCTGGACGTCGATGCCGCACCCACCGGTTCGCTGGGGGGCCGCGGGCTCGACAGCATCATCGGGTTGGCCGCGCAGGGGCTGGTGCGATTCGCTCTGACTTTCGCTGTCGGACGGCTCGCCGGGCCGGCTGAACTCGGTGTCTTCGCGACCGGGCTGGCCATCGCGCAGATGCTCATCCTGTTGTGGCCGAGCACCAGCGGCCAGGCCGCCTCCCGGTTCGTGGCACGGGCACGCGGGCGCGCCGACCGTGACGAACTGCACGGGGTGCTGGATCACCTGGGCCGCCGCGTGCTGCGGGCCGGGCTGGTGCTGGCGTTGGCCTGCGTCCCGATCTGGCTGTTCCTCGAGGGCGGGCTGGGCAACCTCTCCCTCGGTGACGCCCTCGCCGGGTGCACCGTCGGTGCGGCCTGCGCAGGCCTGGCCGGGCAGGCCTACACCCGGGGGGTGCATTACGGGCTCGGCGCCGTTCGGCGGGTGGTCGTGCTTGACATCGCCTGCAGCCTTGCCGGGCTGCTCGGTCTGGTTCTGGCCTTGATGTCGGGGGTGCGCGGGGTGGCGCTGTTGCTGCCCCCGGCGCTGGCCTATCTGGCATTGAGCGCGCTGTGTTGGCCATGGCGGGTGCACGGCGCGGCAGACCCGCAGTTGCGCCGCGAACTGGATCGGTTCGTCCTCTTCGGTTCGATGGGAACCATCGCCAGCGCCGGCCTCATCCAGTTCTCGCTGCTGGCCAGCCGCGCCGCGGGCCAAGCTGCCGGGGCGGGGCAGTACTCGGCTGCCTCCTCGTTGGCGTTGCCGCTGACGCTGGCCTCCGGGGCGCTCAGCTTGGTGCTCTATCCATCGCTGTCGGAGGCTGCCGGGCGCGGAGACCATGCGGGGGTCTCGCGCCAGCTCGATCGGGGGTTCCGTGGGGTGGTGCTACTGGTGGTCCCGGCTGTCGGAGTGATGGCGCTGCTGGCGCGCCCGCTGGTAGCGCTGGTGTGGGGCGCGCAATTCGACCTCACAGCAAAGCTGCTGCCTATCTTGCTGCTGGCCGTGCTGGCCAACGTGGCGGGGGTGCCGTGCGTCAACGCCATCACCGGGGCCACCGGTACCGGCATCGCCCGGATGGCGGCCGTGAGCTTCGCCGGGCTCGCAGTGGCCGCCGTTTTGTGGCTGCTCCTGGTGCCCACCTACGGCGTGCCAGCAGTAGCCGTCGGCTATGCAGCAGGAGTGTTCCTCATCGCGGGCTACGCGGTGGGGGAGGCCTGGTGGCGGTGGCGGCTGAGCTGGGCGATGCCGGTGGCGTTGCTGCTGTTCGCGATCATCATCATCGCGGGCGCGCCAGTGCTGCTGCACGACGCACCGTGGTGGCAGGCGCTGTTGGCAGCCGCGGGTTTCGTCGCAGTGTGGGCGGCCACACACCTGCCGGACATCGCGTGGGTGCGGGCGGCATTAAAGCGGTAA
- a CDS encoding glycosyltransferase — protein sequence MSPTATRAPHVLYVAWGFPPSRGGGVYRALATANAFARAGYRVTVLTATRETFIKFTGADYSLEEQVDPAVEIVRIPFAWPAMETDVRKWSATRALAPRLWRKQLAKSDVKDFPERNYGPWRRPLEQAAREIHARNPVDLTVATANPNVDFMAADVLNREFGVPYVMDYRDAWMLNVFDGDLLHEEGGREDLLERDLLNRSREVWFVNEPIRAWHAKRHPHLAERMHVVANGYDPEFAPDPQLQAPPEYRPLTFGYIGTASPKVPLEPFAEGWRLARSRGGSLEAARAQLWGYLGFYSTPSPVLLRLLDDYAQDGLSYEGPVPKTEVKMRYGTFDVALLILGTGLYVTSGKVFEYTASALPIVAVHDPNNAATDVLRDYPLWFPVADLEPESIAVALQAAGDAARNADQATREACREFSLRYSRDIQLAPRVQALRDGLTGANAPTQGATS from the coding sequence GTGAGCCCCACCGCAACACGTGCGCCACACGTGCTCTATGTCGCCTGGGGCTTTCCCCCTTCCCGAGGCGGTGGCGTCTATCGAGCGCTCGCCACCGCGAACGCGTTCGCCCGGGCCGGTTACCGGGTCACGGTGCTGACCGCGACTCGTGAGACGTTCATCAAGTTCACCGGCGCCGACTACTCCCTGGAGGAGCAGGTCGACCCGGCTGTGGAGATCGTGCGGATCCCCTTCGCCTGGCCGGCGATGGAGACCGATGTACGCAAATGGTCTGCGACCCGAGCGCTGGCTCCCCGACTCTGGCGCAAGCAACTGGCCAAGAGCGACGTAAAAGACTTCCCGGAGCGCAACTATGGCCCGTGGCGGCGCCCCCTGGAGCAGGCCGCGCGGGAGATCCACGCCCGCAACCCAGTCGATCTGACGGTGGCCACCGCCAACCCCAACGTCGACTTCATGGCCGCCGACGTCCTCAACCGCGAATTCGGCGTGCCCTACGTGATGGACTATCGCGACGCCTGGATGCTCAACGTCTTCGACGGCGACCTGCTGCATGAGGAAGGCGGGCGCGAAGATCTGCTGGAACGGGACCTGCTCAACCGCTCCCGGGAGGTGTGGTTCGTCAACGAGCCGATCCGCGCCTGGCACGCCAAGCGTCACCCGCACCTAGCCGAGCGGATGCACGTCGTCGCCAACGGTTACGACCCGGAGTTCGCCCCGGACCCGCAGCTGCAGGCGCCCCCGGAGTACCGACCGTTGACCTTCGGCTACATCGGCACCGCCTCCCCCAAGGTCCCGCTGGAGCCGTTCGCCGAAGGATGGCGACTGGCCCGTTCCCGGGGCGGAAGTCTGGAGGCCGCCCGCGCCCAGCTGTGGGGTTACCTGGGGTTCTACTCCACCCCCAGCCCGGTGCTGTTGCGACTGCTGGACGACTACGCACAAGACGGGCTCTCCTATGAGGGCCCGGTGCCCAAAACCGAAGTGAAGATGCGTTACGGCACCTTCGACGTGGCTCTGCTCATCCTCGGTACCGGCTTGTACGTCACCAGCGGCAAGGTCTTCGAGTACACCGCCAGCGCCCTACCGATCGTTGCGGTGCATGACCCGAACAACGCCGCCACCGACGTGCTGCGCGACTACCCGCTGTGGTTCCCGGTCGCCGACCTGGAGCCGGAATCCATCGCGGTCGCCCTGCAGGCTGCCGGCGACGCGGCCCGCAACGCTGACCAGGCGACCCGCGAGGCCTGCCGCGAATTCTCGCTGCGTTACTCCCGTGACATTCAGCTCGCGCCCCGCGTGCAGGCTTTGCGCGACGGGTTGACCGGGGCGAACGCACCGACCCAAGGAGCCACCTCGTGA
- the wecB gene encoding non-hydrolyzing UDP-N-acetylglucosamine 2-epimerase translates to MNGTTTSTAPSTRVMTIVGTRPEIIRLSRVIDRLDRTVDHVLVHTGQNYDYELNGIFFDQLGIRRPDHFLEVDTSSLGRVLGETLIKTENVLTQVAPDAVLILGDTNSAIASLMAKRMRIPVYHMEAGNRCFDPNVPEETNRRMVDHVADYNLVYTEHARRNLLAEGIHPQRILLTGSPMKEVLDHHADAFAASTAPADLGLDPQGYLLVSAHREENVDDPERLSALLRCLVAARDAFEVPVLVSTHPRTRKRLDLLAARPGAQEIDLRGITFHPPLGFIDYVRLQTDALCVLSDSGTISEESSLLGFPAVTLRDSIERPEALDTGAIIMTGLDPVNVVEAITETVRTAQDERDRPGTRVPADYAIDNCSQRAVRFILSTHRRHEQWSGLRQRP, encoded by the coding sequence ATGAACGGCACTACGACGTCGACGGCTCCCTCCACCCGCGTGATGACCATCGTCGGTACCCGTCCCGAGATCATTCGGCTCTCCCGAGTGATCGACCGCCTTGATCGCACGGTGGACCACGTCCTGGTGCACACCGGACAGAACTATGACTACGAACTGAACGGGATCTTCTTCGACCAGTTGGGTATCCGGCGGCCCGACCATTTCTTGGAGGTCGACACCTCCAGTTTGGGGCGGGTGCTGGGTGAGACGCTGATCAAGACCGAGAACGTGCTGACCCAGGTGGCGCCGGACGCGGTCCTCATCTTGGGCGACACGAACTCGGCGATCGCCTCCCTGATGGCCAAACGGATGCGGATTCCCGTCTACCACATGGAAGCCGGCAACCGCTGTTTCGATCCGAATGTGCCGGAGGAGACGAACCGGCGGATGGTCGATCACGTCGCCGACTACAACCTCGTCTACACCGAGCATGCTCGACGCAACCTGCTTGCCGAGGGCATCCATCCCCAGCGCATCTTGCTGACCGGTTCGCCGATGAAGGAGGTGCTCGACCACCACGCCGACGCCTTCGCCGCCAGCACGGCACCGGCCGACCTGGGCCTGGACCCGCAGGGCTACCTGCTGGTGTCGGCGCACCGCGAAGAGAACGTGGATGACCCGGAGCGACTGTCCGCGCTGCTGCGTTGCCTGGTGGCGGCCCGTGACGCCTTCGAGGTTCCGGTTTTGGTCTCGACCCACCCCCGCACCCGTAAACGGCTCGATCTGCTCGCTGCTCGTCCGGGCGCCCAAGAGATCGATCTGCGGGGCATCACCTTCCACCCGCCGTTGGGGTTCATCGACTACGTGCGGTTGCAGACCGACGCGCTCTGCGTGCTCTCCGACAGCGGCACAATCAGCGAGGAGTCCTCGCTGCTGGGTTTCCCGGCGGTGACCCTGCGGGACTCCATCGAGCGCCCGGAGGCGCTGGACACCGGCGCAATCATCATGACCGGGCTGGACCCGGTGAACGTCGTCGAGGCCATCACCGAGACGGTCCGCACCGCCCAGGACGAGCGCGACCGGCCCGGCACTCGGGTACCGGCCGATTACGCCATCGACAACTGCTCCCAGCGCGCGGTGCGCTTCATCCTGTCCACGCACCGGCGCCACGAGCAGTGGTCGGGCCTGCGGCAACGCCCGTAA
- a CDS encoding glycosyltransferase, which yields MRILLVTNSYPSVHSPSGAAYISARVRALRAAGASVVAVALVPEYGPELGLPRRLAGAHDNAALALDDGRDGREFLSATTRWGALEVAAGRLGRTPAAGIARATAALADLPQVRSGQFDIIHAHGMYTLPAGEVARRAAQNLGIPFVVSMHGSDVTQVMPRVAPAFTATLEAAAATTYVSEALRSRALAAGAPRAHSHVIPNGVDLSVFTPRQAHSAQVPGPLRLLFVGNLLPVKGADRLPAILSAVRERYPGSSMDVLGSGALETRLRGVPGLRLHGRLDAPQVAQAMRQASALIVPSREEGWGCVVSESYACATPVIATAVGGLVEAVLDPAHLVNFPPEASPAQEGQAFADVLQALMDEPPTRDRMLAHVARCGWGEVAGRELAVLEGAMS from the coding sequence GTGCGGATCCTGCTGGTGACGAACAGTTACCCCTCCGTGCACTCGCCCAGCGGCGCTGCGTACATCAGCGCCCGCGTGCGGGCGCTGCGGGCCGCTGGCGCGTCGGTCGTCGCGGTGGCGCTGGTGCCTGAGTACGGCCCTGAGCTGGGACTCCCTCGGCGGCTGGCCGGGGCGCATGACAACGCCGCGCTCGCCTTGGACGATGGCCGCGATGGCCGTGAGTTCCTTTCCGCGACAACACGATGGGGCGCGCTGGAAGTGGCAGCTGGGCGGCTCGGGCGCACACCGGCTGCGGGAATCGCCAGAGCGACTGCGGCCCTGGCGGACCTGCCCCAGGTGCGCTCCGGGCAATTCGACATCATTCATGCGCACGGGATGTATACATTGCCCGCCGGTGAGGTTGCTCGCAGAGCCGCGCAGAACCTCGGTATCCCGTTCGTGGTCTCGATGCACGGCAGCGACGTCACCCAGGTGATGCCGCGGGTGGCCCCCGCCTTCACCGCCACTTTGGAAGCAGCTGCGGCCACCACGTATGTCAGCGAGGCGCTGCGCAGCCGGGCCCTGGCCGCCGGTGCGCCACGCGCCCACAGCCACGTCATCCCCAACGGGGTCGACCTGTCGGTGTTCACCCCGAGGCAGGCCCACAGCGCGCAAGTGCCAGGGCCGCTGCGGTTGCTGTTTGTGGGAAATCTACTGCCGGTCAAGGGTGCCGACCGGCTCCCCGCCATCCTGTCTGCTGTGCGGGAGCGCTACCCGGGTTCCAGCATGGACGTCCTCGGCTCCGGGGCGCTGGAAACCCGACTGCGCGGCGTCCCGGGGTTGAGACTGCATGGACGCCTGGATGCGCCCCAGGTGGCGCAGGCGATGCGCCAGGCGAGTGCCTTGATCGTGCCGAGCCGCGAAGAGGGCTGGGGCTGTGTGGTGTCCGAGAGCTATGCCTGCGCCACCCCGGTGATTGCCACGGCGGTGGGCGGACTCGTGGAAGCGGTGCTCGACCCCGCCCATCTGGTGAACTTCCCGCCTGAGGCGTCCCCGGCCCAGGAAGGACAGGCCTTCGCCGACGTCCTGCAGGCCCTGATGGATGAGCCGCCTACCCGCGACCGGATGCTGGCCCATGTCGCACGCTGCGGCTGGGGCGAGGTCGCAGGCCGAGAACTGGCCGTCCTCGAAGGCGCCATGTCGTGA
- a CDS encoding glycosyltransferase family 4 protein, with protein sequence MPTRVLMMVANDIRHDTRVLKTALALADGGLEVTILGYGSAGRREESRLGPVRILRVPVSWRLRDQRRRTETARRQRHLTFGPDPAQKRLIELRANVRAKEAAELGGRDRQVRARMAQVSKEVARVRHAVDWRVGKKELQWRADLADWISQQSFAASWRTILPEMDDYELAFAPVIDSMEWDIIHAHDVHVVGIASRAVARRRAKGKQARWVYDAHEFVAGLSLYPPRTKRKVAAYLDLEQEYVRTADAVVTVTEPLAEELQRRYELPATPTVVMNSPVLGEGTRQVEVGIRAACGLADEVPLLVYSGGVTHARGIDTAVEALPSLPGVHLAVVCVPHRKVMTANTLAARAEELGVGDRLHLLDPVRPDEVTSFVASADVGIIPLRHFGSHEFALANKLFEYLYAGLPCLVSDCKAQAEFVRQHDVGAVHVAADPQSFAEAATQVLARAGQIREGIRANPELLIPFAWERQEEALRGLYRRLLGDDAVLEPARSSTLEGLSEHPAHRDDRPSVIGIGPANMAGQAWAWAKAAEDNIPGVDTEVVVVNRGGPLQYPADEIVPPGTYRTSARWAQAFEARALDNWTHALLEAGRPLFGLRHGKDFVGDADVLTAVGIRVGLLLHGSEARDPARHATTSPWSPFGDPEEELTERLQRQRDALMPKIEQFQENGGPVFVSTPDLLDDVPGAILLPVVVDIQRWAPPSEHILEREVPVVLHAPSRASLKGTTLIEAAVEPLVQEGLIDFRHIEGVAPSEMPGFLHEADILIDQATLGIYGVAACEAMAAGRVVVSHVSQVVRERAAALAGEPLPIVQAAPDEMESVLRRLVADREQGRAAAQAGQRFVRTLHDGRYSASVLAEHFAVHG encoded by the coding sequence GTGCCTACTCGCGTGCTGATGATGGTCGCCAATGACATCCGCCATGACACCCGTGTCCTGAAGACCGCCCTCGCGCTCGCCGACGGCGGGCTCGAGGTGACGATCCTCGGCTACGGCTCGGCCGGGCGGCGGGAGGAGAGCCGGCTCGGCCCAGTCCGCATCCTGCGGGTGCCCGTCTCGTGGCGGCTACGCGATCAGCGGCGCCGAACCGAGACCGCGCGGCGGCAACGACACCTCACCTTCGGGCCGGACCCGGCCCAGAAGCGACTCATCGAGTTGCGCGCGAACGTGCGCGCCAAGGAAGCCGCGGAGCTCGGGGGCCGGGACCGCCAGGTGCGCGCCCGGATGGCTCAGGTCTCCAAAGAGGTAGCGCGGGTGCGTCACGCCGTCGATTGGCGCGTGGGCAAGAAGGAATTGCAATGGCGGGCCGACCTGGCCGACTGGATCTCCCAGCAGAGCTTCGCGGCCAGTTGGCGCACGATCCTGCCGGAGATGGATGACTACGAGTTGGCTTTCGCGCCGGTCATCGATTCGATGGAGTGGGACATCATCCACGCCCACGATGTGCATGTGGTCGGCATCGCCAGCCGTGCGGTGGCGCGCCGGCGCGCTAAGGGCAAGCAGGCGCGCTGGGTGTACGACGCGCATGAGTTCGTCGCCGGTCTCTCGCTCTACCCCCCGCGCACCAAACGCAAAGTTGCGGCCTACCTGGACCTGGAGCAGGAGTACGTGCGCACCGCAGACGCGGTGGTGACTGTCACCGAACCGCTGGCTGAAGAACTGCAGCGTCGGTACGAGCTACCCGCCACTCCGACAGTGGTGATGAACTCCCCGGTGCTGGGGGAAGGTACTCGCCAGGTCGAGGTTGGGATCCGGGCGGCCTGCGGATTGGCTGATGAGGTCCCGTTGCTCGTCTACAGCGGCGGGGTGACCCACGCCCGCGGCATCGACACGGCCGTGGAGGCGCTGCCGTCCCTGCCGGGGGTGCACCTGGCCGTGGTGTGCGTGCCGCACCGCAAGGTCATGACGGCCAACACCCTGGCCGCCCGCGCCGAAGAGCTCGGGGTCGGCGACCGGTTGCACCTGCTGGACCCGGTGCGCCCCGACGAGGTCACCTCCTTCGTCGCCTCCGCCGATGTGGGCATCATCCCGTTGCGCCACTTCGGCAGCCACGAGTTCGCCCTGGCCAACAAGCTTTTCGAGTACCTCTACGCCGGGCTGCCCTGCCTGGTCTCGGACTGCAAAGCCCAGGCGGAGTTCGTGCGCCAGCACGACGTCGGCGCCGTTCACGTCGCCGCCGACCCGCAGTCCTTCGCCGAGGCCGCCACCCAGGTGCTGGCCCGGGCGGGGCAGATCCGCGAGGGCATCCGGGCCAACCCGGAACTGCTCATCCCGTTCGCCTGGGAGCGCCAAGAGGAGGCCCTGCGCGGCCTGTACCGCCGACTGTTGGGAGATGACGCCGTCCTCGAACCGGCGCGCTCCTCCACGCTGGAGGGCCTGTCGGAACACCCGGCTCACCGCGACGACCGGCCCTCCGTGATCGGCATCGGCCCAGCCAACATGGCCGGTCAGGCCTGGGCGTGGGCCAAAGCCGCCGAAGACAACATCCCCGGTGTCGACACCGAAGTTGTCGTGGTCAACCGGGGCGGGCCGCTGCAGTACCCGGCCGATGAGATCGTCCCGCCCGGCACCTACCGCACCAGCGCCCGCTGGGCCCAAGCGTTCGAGGCCCGCGCCCTGGACAACTGGACTCACGCGCTCCTAGAAGCCGGGCGTCCGCTGTTCGGATTGCGTCACGGTAAGGACTTCGTCGGTGACGCTGATGTGCTCACCGCCGTCGGTATCCGGGTCGGGCTGCTCCTGCACGGCTCCGAGGCGCGCGACCCCGCCCGGCACGCCACGACATCACCCTGGTCGCCCTTCGGTGACCCCGAAGAGGAGCTCACCGAACGGCTGCAGCGCCAGCGGGATGCCCTCATGCCCAAGATCGAACAGTTCCAGGAGAACGGGGGGCCGGTCTTCGTCTCCACCCCGGACCTGCTCGACGACGTCCCCGGCGCCATCCTGCTGCCGGTCGTCGTGGACATCCAGCGGTGGGCGCCGCCGAGCGAGCACATCCTGGAACGTGAAGTGCCGGTGGTGCTGCACGCCCCCAGCCGCGCCTCCCTGAAGGGCACCACCCTCATCGAGGCCGCGGTGGAACCGCTGGTGCAGGAAGGGCTGATCGACTTCCGCCATATCGAAGGGGTCGCGCCGAGCGAGATGCCCGGGTTCCTGCACGAGGCCGACATCCTCATCGACCAGGCCACCTTGGGCATCTACGGGGTGGCGGCCTGTGAGGCGATGGCCGCCGGGCGCGTCGTCGTCAGCCACGTCAGCCAGGTGGTGCGGGAACGCGCCGCCGCGCTGGCTGGGGAGCCGCTGCCGATCGTGCAGGCGGCCCCGGATGAGATGGAGTCGGTGCTGCGCCGCCTCGTGGCCGATCGGGAGCAGGGCCGTGCGGCAGCCCAGGCAGGACAGCGTTTCGTGCGCACTCTGCACGACGGGCGTTACTCGGCCAGTGTGCTGGCCGAGCACTTCGCCGTGCACGGCTGA